DNA from Debaryomyces hansenii CBS767 chromosome A complete sequence:
GCGGAGCTTGTAGAGAAGTCTCACCAAATCCTTCTTAGTGTCCAAAAGCATCGACGACTGTCTAGCCACCGATTCTTCTTCGCCCTCTCGCTCCTCGTCATCACGTATGCTTGAAAACCCCTCCGTCTTCAGCTGTACATCGTTCTCCCATTCCTTCACCATGTACTTGACGTACATACGCACTTGCGTGTGCAACTTTTCCCTGGCATCGCTGCTGGCTATATCTTCCAATTTTATGGTTCGGTCCGTCGCTTCCTCTTTCTCGAGCTGTATCCTGTACACCTCGTTTTTCTTctgaagacgaagaagtACTTCTACCTTTCGAATTTTGTCAAGCTTAGTGCTGCCTGTATTGCATCTCTCACCCAATTGTTCTAGTTTAGCATCAAGCTGCTCATCTGAGATCGAGTTAATCAACGTCGTTTCCTCGGGCGTGTAAACCTGTCTATTGTTCTTCTCCAGCGTATCACTATTAGTAGCTCTAGGAACCGTATCTGCCTCTATAATATTCACCTCATCCTCGGCCTTCACctttttattcttcttggttTCATCGGCTAGCTTCCTCTTCTTATCAATTTCCTTCGATAATAAGCTTGAGAAATCCATCTACCATGTCAATATCAGATTATAATCTCCAATTTACCTATTTAAGGATGTAGCTGTGATTTTCATATGGACTTCCATTGTGAGTGCTTGGGCCAATTTAATGTGATTGCGATTGACAGAAAAAACCCACTTCCAGAAACCAATTTATTCTTCCTATGGAAACTTAGCTTATTAACCGACAAATCAAGTACGAAACGATTCAATTGGTGCTAGCATTGGTATTAAATTGAGTATATTGAGTTCgaaaaaattgtataatGTCTGGCAAGCAAAGCAATCATAATGGAGAAAATTTAGGGAATAAGTCTTCAGGATCAAAAGTGCACAGCAGCCCCAATTCTGGGAAGGTAGAAGGTAGCGGTGAATCTAAGGATAATACTGCCGAAATTAGGGCGGTATTTACTTCGTCCGATTCGAAGcaagatgaagaaagtaAGTCAAGACCGCAAACATCACCTCTCTTGTCATCGACCCCACCTAGCGTTGCTAAGTCATTGGTAAGGTCGTATCCGTATTTGTTGATAGTGAATAAGTTTTTATCAATCATAACATGGACTAATGATGACTACTGGATTAATATCATCCTTGTTTGTTTGTACTCGTTGGCCATATTGTATTTCGAAAACTTAGTAACATGGCTGGGACATTTGATTATAGTAGGTATTATCACGTTGTAtgcattattgaataataagatCATTGAGGAAACAAACTTACACCCAACTTTGGATGATGTTGTCCAGGCATTGACTACTACGTGTATCAAAGCCGATATGTTGTTGAATCCAATCACGTCATTGTCGTTAACTGCCTACGATATCAAAAGACTTCTTTTCACGACGGTTTTCTTGACTCCGCTTTATCTTATCGTGACATTTTTACTTGTCAAGCCTAGAATCATATTGTTATTCACTGGACTCCACATTCTTACGTACCACTCTTCGTACTCGAGAGTGGCCCGTAAAATGTTGTGGAAAATCAAGTTAGTCAGAGTGTTATGTTTCTACTTGACTGGATTGGATTTCCTGCAAGCTAGAAACCATTCCTTGTTTGCTGCTGCCTTTGCTAAAGTTCACAAAAATGCTGGACATTCTTTAGATTTGAGTAGTGAAGCTTCAAACAAGCCGGTGAGATTTACATACGTGATATACGAGAACCAGAGACGTTGGTTGGGTATTGGTTGGACATCGAATTTATTGTCTTATGAAAGAACCCCATGGACTGACGAATTTTTGAATGAGTCTTCGTCTCTCGAAAGTTTCCAACTTCCAAATAACGAAAACAACGACTATTCGTTTGGAGCTCAACAGTCTCAGCAATTATCTGGAAGTGATACTACCTGGAGATGGGTTGATAAGACCTGGAGGTTGGACTTAACTAATGATGGTGCCATCACCTTACAGAATAATAAGAGATCTAAGACTACTGCCAACCCAGCCACTGATGAGGGTTATATCTATTACGATAATACTTGGAAAAAGCCATCGACAGAAGATTCATTTTCCAAGTACactagaagaagaagatggaTTAGAACCGCTGAATTAGTATTCAATGGCTCATCCGATAAGACACCTTCTACCGAGGAAGAAATTTCATCTAACAGTGCAAGTATTCCTGGCTCGTCCAATTCAACCACAGGAGCGGAAACTGGTAATTCCACAAAGTCTGcaaaaaagagaaagagcTTAAGATTTGTTGATCCTGAATCTGATACAACAGATGAGAAGACCGATGGACCAGAATCTCTCGCTCAAGTTGAGAAAGAATTGGCGGCCGACGAGCAAGACACAAAAGACTTGAAAAGAGGAGTAGAAGAGCTTACCTCAATGGCTCAAGAAGCCGATTTCGCGGGCAAGAAGAATGATTGAGTGTAAATAGCTTTTTGTCTCAAGGTATTAGATTGGTGCATTTTCAACGATTTTTGAGGTTATAGTTTATAGCATACCTGTTTCTATACGTATATTTAATGTTCCTttgttatttattttaaatattaagTCAGTCTGTGTAAGAACCCTAGTAgatcattttcatctacgtatattttgtttaaaaatgaaagtGCATATTTTCTGTATTTTTGTCACtatcatcaaaatcttgTAAATTCAGATAAGATTTAAAAgtttttataaattttctacatttttaattaaagTTAATCATACGACTATAGCATATACACAATAATGTATAATGGCAATAAGGTTAGAGCCGTTAATGGAACagaaataaacaaaattgaaaatttgcaattttcGGCGTTCTCCGAGACCAAATTATGATAAGATCGTGAATCTGGCGATAAGATAGTATTTAAGAGAGGAAACAATTCCACTtgttttatcttctttcttcatcattttactataaatattatgCAATCAGAATTGTTAGACTCCTCATACGGCAAAGGAAA
Protein-coding regions in this window:
- a CDS encoding DEHA2A07150p (weakly similar to uniprot|P33411 Saccharomyces cerevisiae YGR006W PRP18 Splicing factor involved in the positioning of the 3' splice site during the second catalytic step of splicing), which translates into the protein MDFSSLLSKEIDKKRKLADETKKNKKVKAEDEVNIIEADTVPRATNSDTSEKNNRQVYTPEETTLINSISDEQLDAKLEQLGERCNTGSTKLDKIRKVEVLLRLQKKNEVYRIQLEKEEATDRTIKLEDIASSDAREKLHTQVRMYVKYMVKEWENDVQSKTEGFSSIRDDEEREGEEESVARQSSMLLDTKKDLVRLLYKLRTQKLTDSMSTSLCTIMYYLQVRDYRRANESYMKLSIGNVAWPIGVKGVGIHERSAASKITGENKQNSANIMLDDKTRRWITAIKRLISFAERKWPI
- a CDS encoding DEHA2A07172p (similar to uniprot|Q06169 Saccharomyces cerevisiae YLR324w PEX30 Peroxisomal integral membrane protein or uniprot|P53203 Saccharomyces cerevisiae YGR004w PEX31 Peroxisomal integral membrane protein) produces the protein MSGKQSNHNGENLGNKSSGSKVHSSPNSGKVEGSGESKDNTAEIRAVFTSSDSKQDEESKSRPQTSPLLSSTPPSVAKSLVRSYPYLLIVNKFLSIITWTNDDYWINIILVCLYSLAILYFENLVTWSGHLIIVGIITLYALLNNKIIEETNLHPTLDDVVQALTTTCIKADMLLNPITSLSLTAYDIKRLLFTTVFLTPLYLIVTFLLVKPRIILLFTGLHILTYHSSYSRVARKMLWKIKLVRVLCFYLTGLDFSQARNHSLFAAAFAKVHKNAGHSLDLSSEASNKPVRFTYVIYENQRRWLGIGWTSNLLSYERTPWTDEFLNESSSLESFQLPNNENNDYSFGAQQSQQLSGSDTTWRWVDKTWRLDLTNDGAITLQNNKRSKTTANPATDEGYIYYDNTWKKPSTEDSFSKYTRRRRWIRTAELVFNGSSDKTPSTEEEISSNSASIPGSSNSTTGAETGNSTKSAKKRKSLRFVDPESDTTDEKTDGPESLAQVEKELAADEQDTKDLKRGVEELTSMAQEADFAGKKND